One bacterium genomic window carries:
- a CDS encoding protein kinase — MAIRKSDAESGDPAPGGTERSGGEPQLLAGRFELREVLGSGGMATVYRAWDRQRDRACAVKVLAENLARDEEFRERFRQEAEAASALVHSRIVRVYAHDGAESTPYIAMEFVEGGTLRDLMRRRERLSEATALRIAAEIADALAYAHARRVIHRDVKPHNILLTPDEHVKVADFGIARTLDATSHTRTGTVLGSMQYISPEQAAGEQAGPASDQYSLGVVLYEALAGRLPFDEAEAPVAMALKHIHEPPFDLQWIRPDLSEATVAVVRRLLAKSPDGRYPSAGELAASLRRIYARLGRDEAATKVLPIRPGGRHGAAPGAAASNGLAAALARGATVRLAPVGRSSAGLRDTARTPVLSARYRRRTAAPQAAVVLVGLVGLWLIAAVAYQGYQFVAHRPPAGPRAPSFVGQTLAAAQQVAASDHFTLAVESRQDPTASAGTIVAQDPPAGGAVAGGAAIHVVVSQGSGVVPDLRGASPADAQRRLAAAGLRAGNTSYAHSDKVPAGMVASQSANPGAHLAPKTPIDLVVSQGPGQASTPSSPDGAQPGAPQSTPGVQPASYSGTAVVPNVTGVSLAQAQLQLRAAGLQAGQVSYTYDDRVPAGTVIRQQLAAGGQASGGDAVDLVVSQGPPPQPPAQSAPPAQPAPPDQTAPPAQNPPAQTPP; from the coding sequence ATGGCGATTCGCAAGAGCGACGCGGAATCCGGCGACCCCGCGCCGGGCGGGACGGAGCGGTCCGGCGGTGAGCCGCAGCTGCTCGCCGGCCGCTTCGAATTGCGCGAAGTGCTCGGCAGCGGCGGGATGGCGACCGTGTACCGGGCGTGGGACCGGCAGCGCGACCGCGCCTGCGCGGTCAAAGTGCTCGCGGAGAACCTCGCCCGCGACGAAGAGTTCCGGGAGCGGTTCCGCCAGGAAGCGGAGGCGGCGAGCGCCCTGGTCCATTCGCGGATCGTGCGGGTGTACGCTCACGACGGCGCGGAGTCGACGCCGTACATCGCCATGGAGTTCGTCGAGGGCGGCACGCTCCGCGATCTGATGCGGCGGCGGGAGCGGCTCTCTGAAGCGACCGCGCTGCGGATCGCGGCCGAGATCGCCGACGCGCTCGCCTATGCGCACGCGCGGCGCGTCATCCACCGCGACGTCAAACCCCACAACATTCTGCTGACGCCGGACGAGCACGTGAAGGTCGCCGACTTCGGCATCGCGCGGACGCTCGACGCGACGTCGCACACGCGGACCGGCACCGTGCTCGGCTCGATGCAGTATATTTCGCCCGAACAGGCCGCGGGAGAGCAGGCGGGTCCGGCGTCCGATCAGTACTCTCTCGGCGTCGTGCTGTACGAGGCGCTCGCGGGACGGCTTCCGTTCGACGAGGCCGAGGCGCCCGTCGCGATGGCGCTCAAACACATCCACGAGCCGCCGTTCGATCTGCAGTGGATTCGGCCCGACCTGTCGGAGGCGACGGTCGCGGTCGTCCGCCGGCTGCTCGCGAAATCGCCCGACGGACGGTACCCGAGCGCGGGCGAGCTCGCGGCGAGCCTGCGCCGCATCTATGCACGGCTCGGCCGGGACGAGGCTGCGACAAAGGTACTGCCGATCCGTCCGGGCGGCCGGCACGGAGCGGCCCCGGGTGCGGCGGCGTCGAACGGGCTCGCCGCGGCGCTCGCGCGGGGCGCCACGGTCCGTCTCGCGCCGGTCGGACGTTCCTCGGCCGGGCTGCGAGACACGGCGCGGACGCCGGTTCTGTCGGCGCGATACCGGCGCCGAACCGCCGCGCCGCAGGCCGCGGTCGTGCTGGTCGGACTCGTTGGTCTTTGGCTGATCGCCGCGGTCGCCTACCAAGGCTACCAGTTCGTCGCACACCGGCCTCCCGCCGGCCCGCGGGCGCCGTCCTTCGTGGGACAGACGCTCGCGGCGGCGCAACAGGTCGCCGCGTCGGATCATTTCACCCTGGCCGTCGAGAGCCGCCAGGACCCGACCGCGAGCGCCGGGACGATCGTGGCGCAAGATCCGCCCGCCGGCGGTGCGGTCGCCGGCGGAGCCGCCATTCACGTTGTGGTGAGCCAGGGGTCGGGCGTGGTGCCGGACCTACGCGGCGCATCGCCCGCGGACGCCCAGCGGCGGCTTGCCGCGGCCGGCCTGCGGGCCGGCAACACGAGCTACGCTCACAGTGACAAAGTCCCGGCCGGCATGGTCGCCTCGCAGTCCGCGAACCCCGGGGCGCACCTGGCGCCGAAGACGCCAATCGATCTGGTGGTGAGTCAGGGACCAGGCCAGGCCTCGACGCCGTCGTCACCCGACGGCGCCCAGCCCGGCGCGCCGCAGAGCACGCCCGGCGTGCAGCCGGCGTCGTACTCGGGAACGGCGGTCGTACCGAACGTCACCGGCGTGTCGCTCGCGCAGGCGCAGTTGCAGCTGCGGGCGGCGGGTCTGCAGGCCGGTCAAGTCAGTTACACGTATGACGACCGGGTGCCGGCCGGCACCGTCATCCGTCAGCAGCTGGCGGCCGGCGGTCAGGCCTCCGGCGGCGACGCGGTCGATCTGGTCGTGAGCCAGGGACCGCCGCCGCAACCGCCGGCGCAGAGCGCCCCCCCGGCGCAGCCGGCTCCGCCGGATCAGACGGCTCCGCCCGCCCAGAACCCGCCGGCGCAGACGCCGCCGTAG
- a CDS encoding Hsp20/alpha crystallin family protein — MKRLPVNLYRHNNRVVVTAPSPGLEPANMLIEVRGRQLSMEQEARGPGQKRVEHVRREWSTGPARRSVVLPAPVDARRANATYDNGVLTVILPVAPKATSGVIEMPKVGTAKGRAIRHVGRELRAAS; from the coding sequence GTGAAACGGCTGCCCGTCAATCTGTACCGTCATAATAACCGCGTCGTCGTGACCGCGCCGTCTCCGGGCCTCGAGCCGGCCAACATGCTGATCGAAGTCCGGGGCCGCCAGCTTTCCATGGAGCAAGAGGCGCGCGGGCCCGGCCAGAAGCGCGTCGAGCACGTGCGCCGGGAATGGAGCACCGGGCCGGCCCGTCGGAGCGTGGTGCTGCCCGCGCCGGTCGACGCCCGCCGGGCGAACGCGACGTACGACAACGGGGTGCTCACCGTGATTCTGCCGGTGGCGCCGAAGGCGACGTCCGGCGTCATCGAGATGCCCAAGGTGGGCACGGCCAAAGGCCGGGCGATCCGGCACGTCGGCCGCGAGCTGCGGGCCGCATCGTAG
- a CDS encoding FAD-binding oxidoreductase: MRALVIGAGVIGASAACRLARGGAAVTLLDRGRIGGGTSAASFAWTNSNQKTPRAYHELNVEGMRAHAALRADFGACPWWHGGGNVHMAAGDAERAALRERIDRLRAWDYAAEEITPARVRALEPDIPDAALRDTTIGFFPEEGWVETTVYVHAMAQAAAAAGARVMAETGVREIRRAGDRVTGVRTESGEVHEADVVVNCAGRWAGGLGASAGLGIPMAPNRSVLAITPPALTRLGRVVHAPACQFRPDGGGRVMVQADDVDDAVTASGVSEAPPDLAAALVRRAAALLPGLDGAGVESSRLGIRAMPADGRTVIGPQGGVAGYYAIVTHSGVTLAPYLAAAAAGEILAGRLDPRLSAFRPDRFGSSNR; the protein is encoded by the coding sequence ATGCGTGCGCTTGTGATCGGAGCCGGCGTGATCGGCGCCTCGGCGGCCTGCCGTCTGGCCCGGGGCGGCGCCGCCGTCACGCTTCTCGACCGCGGCCGGATCGGCGGCGGGACCTCCGCCGCGAGTTTCGCCTGGACCAATTCCAACCAGAAGACGCCGCGCGCCTACCACGAGTTGAACGTCGAAGGGATGCGCGCCCACGCCGCGCTTCGAGCCGACTTCGGCGCCTGCCCGTGGTGGCACGGCGGCGGGAATGTGCACATGGCGGCGGGCGATGCGGAACGCGCGGCGCTCCGGGAGCGCATCGACCGGTTGCGCGCCTGGGACTACGCGGCCGAGGAGATCACGCCGGCCCGCGTGCGCGCGCTCGAACCGGACATTCCGGACGCGGCGCTCCGCGACACGACGATCGGGTTCTTTCCGGAGGAAGGGTGGGTCGAGACGACCGTCTACGTCCATGCCATGGCACAGGCGGCGGCGGCGGCGGGGGCGCGCGTTATGGCGGAGACCGGCGTGCGTGAAATCCGGCGGGCGGGGGACCGCGTCACCGGCGTGCGCACGGAGTCCGGCGAAGTGCACGAGGCCGATGTCGTCGTCAACTGCGCGGGACGATGGGCCGGAGGGCTCGGGGCGTCGGCGGGCCTCGGCATCCCGATGGCGCCGAATCGCAGCGTGCTCGCGATCACGCCGCCGGCGCTGACCCGGCTCGGGCGCGTCGTGCACGCGCCGGCGTGCCAGTTCCGCCCCGACGGCGGCGGGCGTGTCATGGTGCAGGCGGACGACGTCGACGACGCGGTGACCGCGTCCGGTGTCTCCGAGGCGCCGCCCGATCTCGCGGCCGCGCTGGTGCGGCGCGCGGCGGCGTTACTGCCGGGCCTCGACGGGGCCGGCGTCGAGTCGAGCCGCCTCGGCATCCGGGCGATGCCGGCGGACGGCCGAACGGTGATCGGTCCGCAGGGCGGGGTGGCGGGCTATTACGCGATCGTCACGCACAGCGGCGTGACCCTCGCGCCGTACCTCGCCGCCGCCGCGGCCGGGGAAATTCTCGCGGGCCGCCTCGACCCGCGCTTGTCCGCCTTTCGTCCCGACCGGTTCGGTTCGTCGAACCGGTAG
- a CDS encoding STAS domain-containing protein: MHQPPRATVARVEGDLDLVSLPQVERELRAAATEFTSQTLLAVDVTGVTYLNSAAIRLLYDLAEDLRARRRQLRLVMSSDAPLRALFRRLRFDTVIPVHDTVDDAIAESGSDAPWGRGGGDRPNGSG; the protein is encoded by the coding sequence GTGCACCAGCCACCGCGCGCCACGGTGGCCCGCGTAGAGGGCGATCTCGATCTGGTCAGTCTGCCCCAAGTCGAGCGGGAGCTGCGGGCGGCCGCGACGGAGTTCACGTCCCAAACGCTGCTTGCCGTCGATGTCACCGGCGTCACCTACCTCAACAGCGCCGCGATCCGTCTCTTATATGACCTGGCGGAGGATCTCCGCGCGCGACGGCGCCAGCTCCGGCTCGTCATGTCGTCCGACGCCCCGCTTCGCGCGCTCTTCCGGCGCCTGCGGTTCGATACCGTGATTCCCGTGCACGACACCGTTGATGACGCGATCGCCGAGTCGGGTTCCGACGCACCGTGGGGCCGCGGCGGCGGCGATCGCCCGAACGGATCTGGCTAG
- a CDS encoding YbhB/YbcL family Raf kinase inhibitor-like protein: MARSIVFLGLTAVLLAAAPPAPAAGAAALSVTVDSFQTGRVIPPIYGFCVAAAAGRTAPGPNVSPQISWSHGPAGTASYAILAVDPDVPAAFTDADKEGRVIPAGVKRRPFYHWVLVDIPPSRTALAEGEDSNGSAAKPAGPTGHGARGLNDFGDGRAGYDGPCPPWNDAIAHHYHFQVYALDIAHPPLAAGFTGSDVRNAIGGHVLAQGEVVGLYALNPAVARTLPR, encoded by the coding sequence ATGGCCCGATCGATCGTGTTTCTGGGTTTGACGGCCGTTTTGCTCGCCGCCGCGCCTCCGGCGCCCGCCGCGGGGGCGGCGGCGTTGAGCGTTACCGTAGACAGCTTCCAGACGGGCCGCGTGATCCCGCCGATCTACGGCTTTTGCGTCGCGGCGGCGGCGGGCCGCACCGCACCCGGCCCGAACGTCAGTCCGCAGATCTCATGGTCCCACGGCCCGGCCGGGACGGCGTCGTACGCGATCCTCGCGGTCGACCCGGACGTGCCGGCGGCGTTCACCGATGCCGACAAAGAGGGCCGGGTGATTCCCGCGGGCGTCAAGCGGCGTCCGTTTTATCATTGGGTGCTCGTCGATATCCCGCCGTCGAGGACGGCGCTCGCGGAAGGCGAGGACTCGAACGGCTCCGCGGCCAAGCCCGCGGGGCCGACGGGCCACGGCGCGCGGGGGCTCAACGACTTCGGCGACGGACGCGCGGGCTACGATGGACCCTGCCCGCCGTGGAACGACGCGATCGCGCACCACTATCACTTTCAGGTGTACGCGCTCGACATCGCGCATCCGCCGCTTGCGGCCGGCTTCACCGGGTCCGATGTCCGGAACGCGATCGGGGGCCACGTGCTGGCCCAAGGCGAGGTCGTGGGCCTCTACGCGCTCAATCCGGCCGTCGCGCGAACGCTGCCCCGCTAG
- a CDS encoding acetoacetate--CoA ligase, translating into MRRPAGRHPAGRHVINAAPVAEGTVLWEPTAEVRARAEITRYLAWLRETRGLVFDSYDALWQWSVRDIAAFWESIWDFFEVRGARVPGAILERGRGAEGARWFPGATLNFAERALRHRGGAPAVLAYSETRPPRTLTRDDLGRDVAAAAAGLRRLGVRRGDRVAAYLPNGPEAAVALLASAGLGAIWSSCPPEFGTRSVVDRFRQIEPRVLLAVDGYRYNGRGYDRMDAVREIAAALPTLEAVVVVPYLNERADLTGLHGARPWADVMTRAAGDFTPEPVPFDHPLWILYSSGTTGLPKGIMHGHGGVLLEQLKWLALHADVRPDDRFFWFSTTGWMMWNVVVASLLVGATAILYDGSPAYPDLGALWRLAADAGMTYFGTSAPFLLSCMKAGLEPGKTFDLSRLRGVGSTGAPLTPEGFAWVYEHVSPSLLLGSASGGTDVATAFVLSCPLLPVRAGEIQCRGLGAKVEAWDEHGRPVIDEVGELVITEPMPSMPVGFWNDPGGARYHESYFERFAGVWRHGDWIKIMPRGSCVIYGRSDSTLNRAGVRMGTSEFYRVVEELPEVLDSLVIDTGELGREGRLLLFVVVKDGAALDDRLRAAIRDRLRAQLSPRHVPDEIHQVAEVPRTLNGKKLEVPVKRILAGAPPDRAASRDALANPSAFDAFVRLAEERTPPASGA; encoded by the coding sequence ATGCGCCGCCCTGCCGGCCGGCACCCGGCCGGCCGCCACGTCATCAACGCCGCGCCCGTCGCCGAAGGCACCGTGCTGTGGGAACCGACGGCGGAGGTTCGCGCGCGCGCCGAAATCACGCGGTACCTCGCGTGGCTGCGCGAGACGCGCGGCCTCGTCTTCGATTCCTACGACGCCCTCTGGCAGTGGAGCGTCCGGGACATCGCGGCATTTTGGGAGTCGATCTGGGACTTCTTCGAGGTGCGGGGCGCGCGGGTGCCGGGCGCGATCCTCGAGCGGGGGCGCGGCGCCGAAGGCGCGCGGTGGTTTCCCGGCGCCACGCTCAACTTTGCCGAGCGGGCCCTCCGGCACCGCGGCGGCGCGCCGGCCGTGCTCGCCTACTCCGAAACGCGGCCGCCGCGCACGCTGACCCGTGACGACCTCGGGCGCGACGTGGCCGCGGCCGCGGCGGGCCTGCGGCGGCTCGGCGTGCGGCGCGGCGACCGCGTCGCGGCGTACCTGCCCAACGGGCCCGAGGCCGCGGTGGCGCTGCTGGCGTCGGCCGGGCTCGGGGCGATCTGGTCGAGCTGCCCGCCGGAGTTCGGCACTCGCAGCGTCGTCGACCGCTTCCGGCAGATCGAGCCGCGCGTGCTGCTCGCCGTCGACGGCTACCGGTACAACGGCCGCGGCTACGATCGCATGGACGCGGTGCGCGAGATCGCCGCGGCGCTCCCTACGCTGGAGGCCGTGGTCGTCGTCCCGTATCTCAACGAGCGGGCGGATCTCACCGGACTGCACGGCGCGCGGCCGTGGGCCGACGTGATGACCCGGGCGGCGGGCGACTTCACCCCCGAGCCGGTGCCCTTCGACCATCCGCTGTGGATCCTCTACTCCTCGGGGACGACCGGGCTGCCGAAGGGCATCATGCACGGGCACGGGGGCGTGCTGCTCGAGCAGCTGAAGTGGCTCGCGCTCCACGCGGACGTGCGGCCGGACGACCGCTTCTTCTGGTTCTCGACGACCGGATGGATGATGTGGAACGTCGTCGTCGCGAGTCTGCTGGTCGGCGCGACGGCGATCCTGTACGACGGCAGCCCGGCCTACCCGGATCTCGGCGCGCTATGGCGGCTCGCAGCGGACGCCGGCATGACGTATTTCGGGACGAGCGCACCGTTTCTGCTGTCCTGCATGAAGGCCGGGCTCGAGCCGGGGAAAACGTTCGACCTGTCCCGCCTCCGCGGCGTGGGGTCAACCGGCGCGCCGCTCACTCCGGAAGGCTTCGCCTGGGTGTACGAACACGTGAGCCCGTCGCTGCTGCTCGGCTCGGCCAGCGGCGGAACGGATGTGGCGACGGCCTTCGTGCTGTCCTGCCCGCTCCTCCCGGTGCGCGCCGGCGAGATTCAGTGCCGCGGCCTCGGCGCGAAGGTGGAGGCGTGGGACGAGCACGGCCGGCCCGTGATCGACGAGGTCGGCGAGCTCGTCATCACCGAACCGATGCCGTCGATGCCGGTCGGCTTCTGGAACGATCCCGGCGGCGCGCGCTACCACGAAAGCTATTTCGAGCGCTTCGCGGGCGTGTGGCGCCACGGTGACTGGATCAAGATCATGCCGCGCGGCAGCTGCGTGATCTACGGCCGGTCGGACTCCACCCTGAATCGGGCAGGCGTGCGGATGGGCACAAGCGAGTTCTATCGGGTCGTGGAGGAGCTGCCCGAAGTGCTCGACAGCCTCGTCATCGACACCGGCGAGCTCGGCCGCGAGGGCCGGCTGCTGCTCTTCGTGGTCGTCAAAGACGGCGCGGCCCTCGACGATCGGCTGCGGGCGGCGATCCGGGACCGCCTGCGGGCCCAGCTTTCGCCCCGCCACGTGCCCGACGAGATCCATCAGGTCGCGGAGGTGCCCCGGACGCTGAACGGCAAGAAGCTCGAAGTTCCGGTCAAGCGCATCCTGGCGGGCGCACCGCCCGATCGCGCCGCCAGCCGGGACGCGCTCGCCAACCCGTCGGCCTTCGACGCGTTTGTCCGCCTCGCCGAAGAGCGAACGCCGCCCGCGTCCGGCGCGTAG
- a CDS encoding response regulator transcription factor has translation MNGEAGGGKIRVLLADDHAIVREGVKRILAGEPDIEVIGEASDGAEAVALAKQLRPTVAVLDISMPRLDGIEATRQIRAALPETHTIALTMHADDSYVFQLIKAGSSGCVLKHDAAPDLIEAIRSAARGEAFLYSQTATAVAEDYLTRVESGENRETYDGLTAREKEILTLIAHGATNQEIGKQLFISVKTVQTHRAHILEKLELHDRTQLVRYAIRKGLIEA, from the coding sequence ATGAACGGCGAGGCGGGGGGCGGCAAGATCAGAGTGCTGCTCGCGGACGACCACGCGATCGTCCGGGAGGGCGTCAAGCGCATCCTCGCCGGCGAGCCCGACATCGAGGTCATCGGCGAAGCGTCGGACGGCGCCGAGGCGGTCGCCCTGGCCAAGCAGCTGCGCCCCACAGTCGCGGTGCTTGACATCAGCATGCCGCGGCTCGACGGCATCGAGGCGACGCGCCAGATTCGCGCCGCGCTGCCCGAGACGCATACGATCGCGCTGACCATGCACGCCGACGACAGCTACGTGTTCCAATTGATCAAGGCGGGATCGTCCGGCTGCGTGCTCAAGCACGACGCGGCGCCCGACCTGATCGAAGCGATCCGATCCGCGGCGCGCGGGGAGGCGTTCCTCTACTCGCAGACGGCCACCGCGGTCGCCGAGGACTACCTCACGCGTGTCGAGAGCGGCGAGAACCGGGAGACGTACGACGGCCTCACCGCCCGCGAGAAGGAAATCCTTACGCTGATCGCCCACGGCGCCACCAACCAGGAGATCGGCAAGCAGCTGTTTATCAGCGTCAAGACGGTCCAAACGCACCGCGCCCACATCCTCGAGAAACTGGAGCTCCACGACCGCACGCAGCTCGTCCGCTACGCGATCCGCAAGGGGCTGATCGAAGCCTAG
- a CDS encoding sensor histidine kinase, with product MPVLMLDFAVGIHVAIVLLLLGKYVETRLSYVIWWTAGTAALAARSATELALVSRAVPAPFALVPSILILAAAGCFLTGSVARDPNARDTVLLGAIGYGGLLTAAALFIALGPGHAGAARAVAGLAAAFAFVLAGRGYYHAEGTAGDTAIRLIFIALVAIGINFAGWSFLPRTTADAGISELIGAVCAATFGTGVQLRSLERQRSLEVMSGISAALHQAGHVSDMLTDVLRATGVMVQSHSGWVFLERGGRYETAAAFGLSGPLARNGQGAATGSCRCLELLRAGRLPAQGSVVDCDRFTSTGTTLRHASVPLRSARTAGVLNLVLPSGRLSTRRELSLISAIGAQVSLAMDKAQLLDELRDKEFDRTDLIRRLLSAQEDERKRIARELHDEAGQSLAGLMLELEAARLENARGTPVTQETLARLRRLAARTVEAVRGLIYDLRPAVLDDLGLVPALRWYTQSQIASRGLEVTLSERLGSGRLDPTLETTVFRIAQEALWNAVKHAGASRVDVDLSRTGDRLLMRIRDNGRGLTAGAAPPERRGRVGVGLGGMVERAAALGGTVRIASRPEGGTEVVAEFPAVVASRGQTA from the coding sequence ATGCCGGTCCTCATGCTGGATTTTGCCGTGGGAATCCATGTCGCCATCGTGCTGCTGCTCCTCGGCAAGTACGTGGAGACCCGCCTATCGTACGTGATCTGGTGGACTGCCGGCACCGCCGCGCTGGCGGCGCGGTCGGCGACCGAACTGGCGCTCGTATCGAGGGCCGTGCCGGCGCCGTTCGCCCTCGTTCCGAGTATTCTGATCCTCGCCGCGGCCGGCTGCTTTCTCACCGGGTCGGTCGCGCGCGACCCCAACGCCCGGGACACCGTGCTGCTCGGCGCCATCGGCTACGGCGGCCTGTTGACGGCCGCCGCTCTGTTCATCGCGCTGGGCCCCGGACATGCGGGCGCGGCGCGCGCCGTCGCGGGGCTCGCTGCGGCGTTCGCGTTCGTCCTCGCGGGCCGCGGCTACTACCATGCGGAGGGGACGGCCGGCGACACCGCTATCCGGCTGATCTTCATCGCGCTCGTCGCGATCGGCATCAACTTCGCCGGCTGGTCGTTCCTTCCACGCACGACCGCCGACGCCGGCATCTCGGAGCTGATCGGCGCGGTCTGCGCGGCGACCTTCGGCACGGGCGTGCAGCTGCGGTCGCTCGAACGGCAGCGTTCGCTCGAAGTGATGAGCGGCATCAGCGCGGCGCTGCACCAGGCCGGCCACGTGAGCGACATGCTGACCGACGTACTGCGGGCCACCGGTGTGATGGTGCAGTCGCATTCGGGCTGGGTGTTCCTCGAGCGCGGCGGCCGGTACGAGACCGCGGCCGCCTTCGGGCTCTCGGGTCCCCTCGCCCGCAACGGCCAGGGAGCGGCAACGGGCTCGTGCCGGTGCCTCGAGCTCCTCCGCGCCGGACGGCTGCCCGCGCAGGGCAGCGTGGTGGACTGCGACCGTTTCACCAGTACGGGCACGACACTGCGCCACGCGAGCGTGCCCCTCCGCAGCGCTCGTACCGCCGGCGTGCTCAACCTCGTCCTACCGTCCGGCCGGCTGTCGACGCGGCGGGAGCTGTCGTTGATATCCGCGATCGGCGCGCAGGTCAGCCTCGCGATGGACAAAGCGCAGCTGCTCGACGAGCTGCGCGACAAGGAATTCGACCGCACCGACCTGATCCGCCGGCTCCTCAGCGCGCAGGAGGACGAGCGCAAGCGCATCGCGCGAGAACTGCACGACGAGGCCGGCCAGTCCCTCGCCGGTCTGATGCTGGAGCTCGAGGCGGCGCGGCTCGAGAACGCCCGCGGCACGCCGGTGACCCAGGAAACGCTCGCGCGCCTCCGCCGTCTCGCGGCGCGGACGGTGGAAGCGGTCCGGGGGCTGATCTACGACCTTCGGCCCGCGGTTCTCGACGATCTCGGCCTTGTGCCGGCGCTGCGGTGGTATACGCAGAGCCAGATCGCCTCCCGCGGGCTCGAGGTCACCCTAAGCGAACGGCTCGGCAGCGGGCGCCTCGACCCGACGCTCGAGACAACGGTGTTCCGAATCGCCCAGGAGGCGCTGTGGAACGCCGTCAAGCACGCCGGCGCCTCCCGGGTGGACGTGGACCTGTCCCGCACCGGCGACCGCCTGCTGATGCGGATTCGGGACAACGGGCGGGGGCTCACGGCCGGGGCCGCGCCCCCGGAGCGGCGCGGCCGTGTCGGCGTGGGCCTCGGCGGCATGGTGGAGCGCGCCGCCGCTCTCGGCGGGACGGTGCGGATCGCCTCGCGGCCCGAGGGCGGGACCGAGGTCGTGGCCGAGTTTCCCGCGGTTGTGGCCAGCCGCGGACAGACCGCGTGA